The DNA window GCCCTGCACAGCCATAGAGACATCAGCTCCTTAGCTACCTGCAGGAGATTCCTTACCCTCCTAGGGTGGAGGGACCGGTCTTACCCGATGCGACTCCACGCGATGGCTTGGGGTTGTGGGGCAGGTCTGAGGCTGGAGTTTCTGATTGGCCGAGCGGCTTCGGCAAGCTCCTGGTGCAAAGAGCTCCACGCCTCGCCGCGGAGCAGGCCGGTGCCGTACGGCAACATGGCGCGCCCCATCTACCTGGTCCTCCGCCCCGCCCCGTCGAGCCTCCGCGTCCCCGGAGCGGTGGCCTCGGTGGGCGAGCCGAGCGTCACTTCCGGCTCTAAGCGGCCTGGGTCCCGTACAGCAATATGGCCGCCCTCAGGTGCTCCAGGCGGAAGCGCTAAGGCTTCCGGTCTGTTGTGGGGTCTgcggtgggggttggggagaggaaGGCGGAGGGAACTATGCGAGGATTTGTGATCCGCGCTCAGGGGATCCTCGAGAGACCGTTTCTGAGGTGGGGGCCAGGTCGTGCGCGGAGCGGGGGTGGCGGCGCAGGAGTGGCGAAGGCGACGGCTCGGCAGGGCCTGCCCGACGAGGCTCAGGGCCGAGCTGGTAGGGTACCTTGCTAGCCCTGAAGGCGAGTGTGGCGGCCTAGGGCTGAACGCCGAGAGAGGGCTCCTTGGCGGGAAGCTGAGGCCCAGACAGGAGGAATGGCGAGTGGTGGGCTCGCTGTCGGGTACCGTCGCTGAGAGTTGGCTGGGAAAACCAGGGTGCGGTGAGAGGGAGGGGACTGGAGGTGAAAAATCTCCAGCCTACAGCCCCGGTTGGAGGAAGGGGGAACACGGAGATGACTGTAGGAGCGGAGAGGACACCAGGCTCTGGGGAGGGAGTCGAAGAGTTGGAGTTAAGGAGAAGTCCGAGAGGACTGTGTTGTTTGAGGGCGAGAGCTGGGCAAACCCACTACGTGGTGTGGACAGGGTGTTGGTTCCTGTAGACAGAAAAACTCGGAGAGCAGCGTGGGACCTTGTCCTCCATTGGattgggaggaaagagaaaacgtAGCAGCTGACAGAGTGTGGGAAAACGCAACCGAAAGACAGGAAACGCACTGGGGTGGGAGTGGCTGGAGTTGAGGGTGAGGATTTAAGGTGATCCGGAGGCTTTCCCCCAGAGCTGCTCGAAACTGAGAGTTGCAGAAGACAGGCGTTGAAGACTTGGGAAGGCTTGGGAAGGACTAAGCTATTCTGAAACCCCGACGGGGTGGGACTAAGCAGGAGGGGCTCTTTCGAGGCTCCCTTGTCCTGCCCCTTCCAGAATTCTGACCTTTCCAATACTTTCTCCCTCAGGGGAATTTGAACCCCCATGGCCACCGATGACAGCATCATTGTACTTGATGATGACGATGAAGATGAAGCTGCTGCTCAACCAGGGCCCTCCAACCTACCCCCCAATCCTGCCTCAACAGGACCTGGTCCTGGCCTGTCTCAACAGGCCACTGGTCTCTCCGAGCCCCGTGTGGATGGAGGGAGCAGTAACTCCGGTAGTAGGAAGTGCTACAAGTTGGATAATGAGAAGCTCTTTGAAGAGGTAAGCTTTTGAGATAAAAGGGTCGCCCTTTGtggcccatgctggccttgaactcacagagcttttacttgcctcagcctcctgacagCTAGGATTAAAAATGTGAACcactgggcaggagagatggttcagcggttaagagcattgagcatccagaagtcctgagttcaattaccaccAACCACATGATGGCGTGGCTCACAGCcgtctgtaataggatctgatgccctcttctggtgtatctgaagacagctacagtgtactcatatatagaataaatgttaaaaaaaaaagctgggcagtggtggagcacacctttattcccagcacttgggaggcagaggcaggcagatttctgagttcgaggacagcctggtctacagagtgagttccaggacagccagagctacacagagaaaccctgtcttgaaaaacaaaagatgtgATCCACTATGGTGTGATAGGGCCGATGCCAGGTAAAGGGGTGTGTGATTGGCTGGTTGTTCTGGCTTCCTCACCGATtccatctttttttccccccttttcccttcccttgaaCCATGTAGTTCCTTGAACTGTGTAAGACGGAGACATCAGACCACCCTGAGGTGGTTCCGTTCCTCCACAAACTGCAGCAGCGTGCCCAGTCTgtgtttctggcctctgcagagtTCTGCAACATCctctccagggttctggctcGGTCTCGGAAGCGGCCCGCTAAGATCTATGTGTACATTAACGAGCTCTGCACTGTTCTTAAAGCTCACTCCATCAAGAAGAAGTTGAACTTAGCTCCTGCAGCCTCAACGACCAGTGAGGCGTCGGGCCCTAACCCTCCCACAGAGCCCCCCTCTGACCTTACAAACACTGAAAACACTGCCTCTGAGGCCTCAAGGACTCGCGGTTCCCGGAGGCAGATCCAGCGCCTGGAGCAGCTGCTGGCACTGTACGTAGCCGAGATTCGGCGGCTGCAGGAGAAGGAGTTGGACCTGTCAGAGCTGGATGACCCAGACTCCTCGTATTTGCAGGAGGCCCGCTTGAAGAGGAAGTTGATCCGCCTCTTCGGGCGGTTGTGTGAGTTGAAGGACTGCTCTTCTCTGACGGGGCGGGTCATAGAGCAGCGAATTCCGTACCGAGGCACCCGGTACCCAGAGGTCAACAGGCGCATTGAACGGCTCATTAACAAGCCGGGGCTGGACACCTTCCCCGATTATGGAGATGTGCTGAGAGCCGTGGAGAAGGCGGCGACCCGGCACAGCCTGGGCCTTCCCAGACAGCAGCTTCAGCTCCTGGCTCAGGATGCCTTCCGGGACGTGGGCGTCAGGTTACAGGAGCGGCGCCACCTGGATCTCATCTACAACTTTGGCTGTCACCTCACAGATGACTATAGGCCAGGTAGGACGCTCCCTTCAGGTTGGATGGAGGCATCTCTAGTCCCTTGTAGGATTGGGACTGGGTTTGCTGACCCTGTTTTCCCACACAGGCGTTGACCCCGCACTGTCTGATCCCACATTGGCTCGCCGCCTTCGGGAAAATCGAACCTTGGCCATGAACCGGCTGGATGAGGTCATCTCCAAGTATGCAATGATGCAAGACAAGACTGAGGAGGGCGAGAGACAGAAGAGACGAGCCCGGCTCTTAGGCACCGCCCCCCAACCTTCAGACCCCCCCAAAGCCTCCTCGGAATCTGGTGAGGTATGGAAGGGTTAACTCAGATCTTGTCTGCGCCCTGCACTGCCACTAGGCACTCCAGGGTGACTCCTGGAGCAGCGTATGGAAGTGGGGAAAGAATATTGGTGATGTGCTTGCCTTGCAGTCTCGCAGTCATGAGCTCCCAGAGTTGAGTCCTCCTCCTACCAATCAAAAAGCTGTGGGGCACGGGATTCCTTAAGAGAGACTGCTCTTTCCCTCAGGGTCCTAGCGGAATGGCATCCCAGGAGTGCCCTACTACCTCCAAAGCTGAGactgatgatgacgatgatgacgatgatgatgacgacgacgaagATAACGAggaaagtgaggaggaggaggaggaggaagaggaggagaaagaggctactgaagatgaagatgaggatCTAGAACAGTTGCAGGAAGATCAGGGGggtgatgaagaagaggaaggaggaggtatATGCGTAAACGGAGCTCCTCTGTGGGGAGCATCCTTGTGGTGTTAGTTCTGCTCTGTCGGACATGAGCTCCTTGTTgagcctttccctcccttcctccctccctccctccctccctccctccctccctccctccctcccttccttccttccttccttccttccttccttccttcctcctcctcctcttcctcctcctatgcccttttttttttttttaaagatttattgattattatatgtaagtatactgtagctgtcttcagacacaccagaagagggcgtcagatctcgttacggatggttgtgagccaccatgtggttgctgggacttgaacactggacctttggaagagcagtccggtgctcttacccactgagccatctctccagccctctcctatGTCCTTTGCACAGCCCCTCTATCCCTGTTCCTCATccacccctcccctttcttttccaGATAATGAAGGAAATGAGAGTCCCACATCGCCTTCAGACTTTTTCCATAGAAGGAATTCAGAGCCTGCAGAAGGGCTCAGGACCCCCGAGGGGCAGCAAAAGAGAGGACTGACAGAGACCCCAGCATCCCCGCCAGGGGCATCCCTGGACCCTCCCAGCACTGACGCTGAGAGCAGTGGAGAGCAGCTCCTCGAGCCGCTCCTGGGAGACGAGAGTCCTGTGTCCCAGCTCGCTGAGCTAGAGATGGAAGCTTTGCCTGAGGAAAGGGACATTTCCTCCTCCAGGAAAAAGTCGGAAGATTCCCTCCCCACCATCTTGGAAAATGGGGCAGCTGTGGTTACCTCTACATCTGTCAATGGGCGTGTCTCTTCTCACACTTGGAGAGATGCCAGTCCCCCCAGCAAGAGATTTCGGAAGGAAAAGAAGCAACTGGGCTCTGGACTGTTAGGAAACAGGTAATAGTGGGtgaggaggaaggcaggcaaggAGGCAGGACTCTCTGAAGGGAGCCTGATGTCCTAGGTCTCCCTGCAGCCTCAGGCCCTTTCTGTCATTTTTCTTCTGTCCTTAGCTATATAAAAGAACCGATGGCACAGCAGGACAGTGGGCAGAACACAAGTGTCCAGCCTATGCCATCCCCCCCCTTGGCCTCTGTGGCTTCTGTCGCTGATTCCTCCACAAGGGTGGACTCTCCCAGCCATGAACTGGTGACCAGCTCTCTGTGCAGCCCTTCTCCATCCCTGCTTCTCCAGACACCCCAGGCTCAGTCTCTCCGGCAGTGTATTTATAAGGTGAGTGGGCAGTGTCCCCTGGCACTGCATTCTCACCCTTTCCCTTTCTGTGGGTATTGCACCTCCTGCTCCTCTGTTTTCCCCATCTTCCTGCCCGCCCGCAAGTGcgtgcacgtgcatgcatgcttgtgtagTGACAGTTTTGGAATTTTGGCGTCTTTATAACAACTCAGAGCTGAGTGGTAGcgacacatgcctttgatcctgggaggcagaggcaggagcatctctcttgagtctgaggccagcctggtttacaaagtgtgtcccaggacagccagggccacacagagaaactgtctaaaacccaaaaaccaactaactgacaaacaaaaaaccagtgaaataggttttcattttaatcccggTGTGGAGTGTGGGGCTGCTTCCAACTGACTGTGACTGTGAGCTCTAGAGGTGTGGCTTTACCAGCTACAGATAGTTGCTTTGGTTGTGTGaagtgatgtttggaattctgggaacttttcaggaGAGCATATAAATGGCAGAGCCTCCCCACCTTCCAGGAAGCATGGTTGGTGGTAGTACAggggttggttgtggtttgttagtagtcttgctcaaagaacaaacaggaagAGAGACATTAGAATCAGAGATCCTGTCTCTCCTgtctatcctttcttttctatctaGTGATGGGGGCGGATAAAGGGGaggaaaaagaacacacaaaGTCTCAAagactggctgtgtgtgtgtgtgtgtgtgtgtgtgtgtgtgtgtgtgtgtttaggtttaACCCCatcaaccaggaggcagaggcatacaGGTCTCTCTAACTTCAAGGCCACAGTCTAGTCTACCCAGTGACAGtcaaggttacatagtgagaccatgtaaaacaaaacaaaaaagacttattttatgtaaataggtGTTTTGTTGGCATGCATACCTATGTGCTACATTTGTGtctggtgctcatggaggccagaagagggcgtctgatcCTATAGATCTGGAGTCACGGAGAAGGCAGAGAGCCGCCATGTGAGACTGGATACAACACTCGGGTCTTCTGCAAAGCAGCTGCGTGCttagtggctgagccatcttccagccttccatcctgctttgttttgtttctgagacaaggtctttctatgtagccctgactgtcccagAACTCTGTATgtagtagatcaggctggccccaaactcggATATCAgcccgcctctgcctcttgagtgttcgGACTAAAGGCGTGAGCCGCCATGCCTGGCtcacccttctttctcctctgactTGTCTGCAGACCAGTGTGGCCACACAGTGCGACCCGGAGGAGATCATCGTGCTTTCAGACTCTGATTAGCAGGCCCCATGCTCCCCGTGCTCCCTGCATCCAGAAGGTTTTTTGTATGGCTGTTGGAAGATGATGGAGTAAAAGATGGACAGAGCTCCTCCCGTTTTGATGGTGTttcttttgacaaaaaaaaaaaatcaaaatgttttaagttttacACAGACACATTAATAAACaatgaatttctttttattgtattctTTCCTTTACTTTGCCTTTTCTCTTGTGACAGCTGTCACCTGGATCTGCCTTTTCTATCCTGGCTCTCTTTTTAGGGCGTCCTCATCCTTAACCCTTCCTTGAGCCTTCTTCCCCTAGGCACTTTTAAAGATAAGTGCTTCGGAAGCCTTCTTAAGCAGCTTTCCTCTCTCGTTTTGAGCGGTCTGAGTGAAAAGGCCAATCAGGGGCTGACTCAAGGTGATTTGGCCAATCCAGGCCTGGAGGAGGGGGGCGGGGCTTGGGGGGTTCTCATATGCTGGGAAAAGGGCTGTTAGATCCCGCGAGCAAGCTAACGTCCAGAGCTCGGGGTGGAGCCTGGGAAGCGGAAGCCAGCACTGGTCAATGAGACAAGGTAGGCTTGTCGGATTAAAGGGGAACGAAGGTTTCGGCCAAACCAATTCCTGAGTCCTCAGCCGCAGACGGGACCTGGTACCTTTAAGGCGGAATGAAGCGCCGGTTCTTTAAAGGAAAAGTGTCGCTGTCGGTCGACTTTTGCCCAGCGGCACAGGAGGGGTGCTGGCCTGCGCCTTTAAGGTCGCAGGTCCGGGAGGCGGAGTGGAGGCGGAAGGCGGAGGGAGTCGGCACAAGATGGCGGCGGGAGGGGCTGGGGCTGCGGCTCTGGTCGCGGAGTGAGGGGGGGGGCCCGGGGGCGCGCGGCCAGGTAAGCGGGGGCGCGCGGGGCTGGGGGCCCCCCTCAGGCTGGGGAACAGTCCGAGGGCGCGATTGGGGAGGACTGGGGGGCGGGGTTCGGGGGCGGGGGCAAACACGAGGCGGGGTCGGGGATCCAGGGGGCGGAGCCCTGGAGGGTCCTGAAGGGGCGGGGTCGGGATCAACTGGGGGCTCTAGGGGGAGGAGCTTGAGAACTGTGGAGAACACCCCTTCACCCCAAGAAAATCGGTACGCAACACCAAGGAGGGGGCGTTCTTTTGAGAGTGAAGCCGTAGACTAGGATAGACGCCCCTTCCCTGAGAGCCCCCTATTTCCTGACCCAGGAGCGAGAGTACTAAACTTGGAATACTTTCTTTGCTAGCGCTGCGGTTTGGTGGTGTTTGATTGGATGTTTTACTTAATAGTGAGCCTCAGTTGCCCCGTCTGTACCATGGGGTTGACAGGggtacctgttttttttttttaaatactgtgaTGGCTTAAAATCAGTGATGCTTTCAAAAtgctgttattctttttttttttttttccctagagacCCCCCCGGCCgccctcttctttcctttgttcctgtggctggggggGTATCTCCTTCCACAGCATGGAGCCGTCTGCTCTGTCACCCAGTGGGGCCACACTCCCACTGCCTCTGTCACTGGCTCCACCGCCACTGCCTCTGCCGGCAGCTGCAGTGGTACACGTGTCCTTCCCTGAGGTGACCAGTGCCCTCCTGGAATCCCTCAACCAGCAGCGGCTCCAGGGTCAGCTCTGTGATGTGTCCATCCGCGTGCAGGGACGGGAGTTCCGCGCTCACAGGGCCGTCTTGGCTGCCTCCTCTCCTTACTTCCACGACCAGGTCCTACTGAAAGGCATGACTTCCATTTCCCTGCCAAGCGTCATGGACCCAGGCGCTTTTGAGACTGTCCTGGCCTCAGCTTACACGGGCCGCCTCAGCATGGCTGCTGCGGACATTGTCAACTTCCTCACAGTGGGGTCGGTCCTCCAGATGTGGCACATTGTGGATAAGTGCACTGAACTCCTTCGGGAGGGTCGATCCGCAGCCACTACAACCACTGTCACTACTGCTGCagccccctctgtctctgtcccttgtGCCAGTGTCCCATCAGGGAATGGGGGCACTGTCGCCCCTGCCACCGTAGGCTCTGTCCGTTCCCATACCTCCAGCAGGGCCAGTGAGAATCAGTCTCCCAGCAGTAGCAACTACTTCAGCCCCCGGGAGTCGACTGATTTCTCCTCTACCTCCCAGGATGCATTTGTGGCCTCAGCAGCAGGTAGTGGGAACCGTCGGGATGGTGGCCCGGTGTTCCCAGCCCCTGTGGTTGGCAGTGCGGGTACCACCTCCGGGAAGTTGCTGCTGGAGGCCGATGAGCTATGCGATGACggtggggatgggagaggggcCGTGGCCCCCGGGGCTGGGCTCCGGAGGTCTAACTGCATGCCTGCCAGTGCAGTGCCACAGAAACACTGGGTGTATGTGAAGCAAGCTAGAAATTGCCCTGCACCAGCCTCCCTGGTCCACCAAGACCCCGAtctagaagatgaggaagaggaggaagatctGGTGTTGACTTGTGAGGATGATGAGGATGAAGAAATGGGAGGCGGCTCTGGGGTTCCTGCAGGGGGAGAGCCCGAGGCTACCCTCAGTATCAGTGATGTTCGGACCTTGACCGAGCCTGCAGACAAGGGGGAAGAGCAGGTCAACTTCTGTGAATCCTCCAATGACTTTGGCCCCTATGAGGGTGGGGGCGCTGGGGCAGGGCTTGATGACCCCGGAGGACCCACCCCTTCCTCCTATGCCCTCACCCACCCTCCACGACCCCTCCTTCCATTGGATGTGccgggcaaccagatcttggtttTCCCATCCTCCTCTTCACAGGCTCCAGGCCAGCCACCAGGGAACACAGCTGAGCACGGGGCAGTGACCCTCGGGGGCACCTCTGCGGTGGGGCTGGGCATACCAAGTGGCTCTGGTGGGGCTCCTGGAGGGACAGGCAACAGCGACGGGAATAAGATCTTTCTGTGCCACTGTGGGAAGGCTTTCTCACATAAGAGCATGCGGGACCGGCACGTGAATATGCATCTCAACCTGCGACCCTTTGACTGCCCCGTGTGCAACAAAAAGTTCAAGATGAAACACCACCTGACCGAGCACATGAAGACACACACGGGCCTCAAGCCGTACGAATGCAGTGTCTGCGCCAAGAAGTTCATGTGGCGGGACAGTTTCATGCGTCACCGGGGACACTGTGAGCGTCGGCACCggatgggtgtgggtggggtCGGATCTGGACCGGGTCCTGGACCTGGACCCGGGACACCTTCTGGGCCAGCATTGCAACCCAAGAGGGAGTCTTCCACAGTGGGTGGGGGCAGTGGCGATGAGGCAAATTCGGCCACGCCCCCGTCCCATAGGCGTGTCTGGTCCCCACCCAGCGTGCACAAAGTGGAGATGGATTTCAGTGGGGGTGGAGGTGCAGCACACTGAAGAGCAGGCAATTGGGGAGCTTAGTCTAAGAGCAATGGCTCCCGGGGTTTCCCCCACCAAACAGTCTTCCCTTACCTCGGTGGACTTGTATATATTCTAGAGAAGGGCGTGGGTTGCACCGTCGCCAGCCCGTTCCATTCCTCAGCCCCTTCCTCGAGATCTCTGGAACTAAGCTGTGTTTTTGCTTTTCCCCTGAGCACACCAGAGCCCCACCTTCACGGAGTAGTGCCAACAAGGTGGGGGAATGGAAAAGGGACCTTTTGAGCATCCTAGAGTCACAGAGCCAACAGTCAGGTTGTGCTAGTTTGTGCCTGAAGTCTGTGTTTGTGTTGTGGGACAAGGCCTTTGAGTCTTAACGATTGTCCTTTCTCCTCTTGAAGGATACGCCCCTTATTTCTGTACTACCCCACCCTTGCCATGGGGATCCCAAATTGGGTTGTCATGAAAGTGGGTGGACACAAGGTGGGAGCCGCGTAGTATAGGTCTTAATTTTTAACggtgattaaaatatttattggtcACTTCACTTGGCTTCCCAACACCCCTCTGTTTGCTGGGACCTGGCACAGGTCTGGGAACGCGGGAGTGTGGTTTTAAGGGAGGTGGCGCGGAGAGGGCACAGCAGGAGGGCGGAGTCTAGGCTGATAAAGGGCTCAAAGTTGGCGCAGTCCGGTGAGCCAAGGGGGTGGGTGCAGGGCGAGGAGTGGCTGGAGAGCTACAGACAGGGTTTCGGCAA is part of the Mus musculus strain 129X1/SvJ chromosome 17 genomic contig, GRCm38.p6 alternate locus group 129X1/SvJ 129X1/SVJ_MMCHR17_CTG2 genome and encodes:
- the Daxx gene encoding death domain-associated protein 6, translated to MATDDSIIVLDDDDEDEAAAQPGPSNLPPNPASTGPGPGLSQQATGLSEPRVDGGSSNSGSRKCYKLDNEKLFEEFLELCKTETSDHPEVVPFLHKLQQRAQSVFLASAEFCNILSRVLARSRKRPAKIYVYINELCTVLKAHSIKKKLNLAPAASTTSEASGPNPPTEPPSDLTNTENTASEASRTRGSRRQIQRLEQLLALYVAEIRRLQEKELDLSELDDPDSSYLQEARLKRKLIRLFGRLCELKDCSSLTGRVIEQRIPYRGTRYPEVNRRIERLINKPGLDTFPDYGDVLRAVEKAATRHSLGLPRQQLQLLAQDAFRDVGVRLQERRHLDLIYNFGCHLTDDYRPGVDPALSDPTLARRLRENRTLAMNRLDEVISKYAMMQDKTEEGERQKRRARLLGTAPQPSDPPKASSESGEGPSGMASQECPTTSKAETDDDDDDDDDDDDEDNEESEEEEEEEEEEKEATEDEDEDLEQLQEDQGGDEEEEGGDNEGNESPTSPSDFFHRRNSEPAEGLRTPEGQQKRGLTETPASPPGASLDPPSTDAESSGEQLLEPLLGDESPVSQLAELEMEALPEERDISSSRKKSEDSLPTILENGAAVVTSTSVNGRVSSHTWRDASPPSKRFRKEKKQLGSGLLGNSYIKEPMAQQDSGQNTSVQPMPSPPLASVASVADSSTRVDSPSHELVTSSLCSPSPSLLLQTPQAQSLRQCIYKTSVATQCDPEEIIVLSDSD
- the Zbtb22 gene encoding zinc finger and BTB domain-containing protein 22 — protein: MEPSALSPSGATLPLPLSLAPPPLPLPAAAVVHVSFPEVTSALLESLNQQRLQGQLCDVSIRVQGREFRAHRAVLAASSPYFHDQVLLKGMTSISLPSVMDPGAFETVLASAYTGRLSMAAADIVNFLTVGSVLQMWHIVDKCTELLREGRSAATTTTVTTAAAPSVSVPCASVPSGNGGTVAPATVGSVRSHTSSRASENQSPSSSNYFSPRESTDFSSTSQDAFVASAAGSGNRRDGGPVFPAPVVGSAGTTSGKLLLEADELCDDGGDGRGAVAPGAGLRRSNCMPASAVPQKHWVYVKQARNCPAPASLVHQDPDLEDEEEEEDLVLTCEDDEDEEMGGGSGVPAGGEPEATLSISDVRTLTEPADKGEEQVNFCESSNDFGPYEGGGAGAGLDDPGGPTPSSYALTHPPRPLLPLDVPGNQILVFPSSSSQAPGQPPGNTAEHGAVTLGGTSAVGLGIPSGSGGAPGGTGNSDGNKIFLCHCGKAFSHKSMRDRHVNMHLNLRPFDCPVCNKKFKMKHHLTEHMKTHTGLKPYECSVCAKKFMWRDSFMRHRGHCERRHRMGVGGVGSGPGPGPGPGTPSGPALQPKRESSTVGGGSGDEANSATPPSHRRVWSPPSVHKVEMDFSGGGGAAH